The following proteins are co-located in the Triticum aestivum cultivar Chinese Spring chromosome 1A, IWGSC CS RefSeq v2.1, whole genome shotgun sequence genome:
- the LOC123180846 gene encoding transcription factor MYB4 has product MGRAPCCDKARVKRGPWSPEEDEQLRSYVRANGVGGNWIALPHKAGLNRCGKSCRLRWLNYLRPDIRHGGYTEQEDRVICSLYASIGSRWSIIASKLPGRTDNDVKNYWNTKLKKKAMPMPMPMPMPGPHYHHHAGLGAFSAPATPSGPAGSWSQCVPSTLQPAALSPAASGSSVDTTSSGGDMCFAPAGMYQPHHPMQGFVHVDSSPQTVLAPMPLDVPAATGIWAPSMPAASDVGGVALEDAFLADLGAYGDLLLGGFGGQLLQDNKATAAMELPGACYFPNMAEMWAADHAHAHAKPPQGLCNTFT; this is encoded by the exons ATGGGGCGCGCGCCGTGCTGCGACAAGGCGAGAGTGAAGCGGGGGccgtggtcgccggaggaggacgaGCAGCTGCGGAGCTACGTCCGGGCTAATGGCGTCGGCGGCAACTGGATCGCCCTGCCGCACAAAGCAG GGCTGAACCGGTGCGGCAAGAGCTGCCGCCTGCGGTGGCTCAACTacctgaggccggacatccggcacggCGGCTACACGGAGCAGGAGGACCGCGTCATCTGCTCCCTCTACGCCTCCATCGGCAGCCGCTGGTCCATCATCGCCTCCAAGCTCCCCGGCCGCACCGACAACGACGTCAAGAACTACTGGAACACCAAGCTCAAGAAGAAGGCCATGCCCATGCCCATGCCCATGCCCATGCCTGGCCCTCACTACCACCACCACGCCGGCCTCGGGGCCTTCTCCGCGCCCGCGACGCCGTCAGGTCCTGCCGGGTCTTGGAGCCAATGCGTGCCGTCCACCCTGCAGCCCGCCGCACTCTCGCCGGCGGCGTCCGGCTCCTCCGTCGACACCACCTCATCAGGCGGCGACATGTGCTTCGCCCCCGCCGGCATGTACCAGCCGCACCACCCCATGCAGGGGTTCGTGCACGTAGACTCGTCGCCCCAGACCGTGCTCGCGCCCATGCCACTAGacgtccccgccgccaccggcaTCTGGGCGCCGTCCATGCCTGCAGCGAGTGACGTCGGTGGCGTGGCgctggaggacgcgttcctcgcCGATCTCGGCGCCTACGGCGACCTGCTGCTCGGCGGGTTCGGCGGACAGCTGCTGCAGGACAACAAGGCCACCGCCGCCATGGAGCTCCCCGGGGCGTGCTACTTCCCCAACATGGCCGAGATGTGGGCCGCCGaccacgcccacgcccacgccaAGCCGCCGCAGGGCCTCTGCAACACGTTCACATAG